AAAACCGAATTTGAAGACTTATTGGAAATAAAAACAAATGAAAAATGAACTATTGAAGGCTTGCAAAATGCAATTGATTCAAAATATGGACCCGGTGGAATAACTGTTCAATTACCTAGCAAAAACAATTATTCTTGAAAACCCGAAGAAAAGAATGATGTATATCGTTTTGTTGGTAATGCTAATTCAGAAAATGAATACCGATATAATGGTTATATTGATTTAACTCACAATTGGAAAGGTGTTGTAGATACAACCCAACCAATATCAACAATCCGCCAACGTATTTATGAACTTTTAAATTCTAAACAAGATGGAAATTGAACACAAATCGAACTTCAATTAGTTATCGATAATGACACAACAATTAATGACCGTGGGGGAATTGAAGTTACTGAAGTTGCATTTAATTTGCGATCATCTGAACAAATTACTGGTACAAAACAATGAAACTTTCATGGCCTTGGTGACATTAGTAATGGCCATAAATACCAAGGTGATTTGGTACTTACTCATAACTGAAGCAATACCCAAGATACCACTAAACCAATTACTGGCGAAGAAATTACAGCACAACTTAAAACAATTTTGAATGAAAGAGCAACAGTCGCGTGAACCATTGAAGAATTACAAGCAGAAGTTGATTTAAAAATCGGTTCAAAAGAAATAACTGTTTCAACACCTTCAACATCCAAAAATTTAACGGTTGATTCATTTGCGGATAGTTATACATTTACAGGTAATGGACACATTAATAATGAATTAATTTATAATGGTTCAATTACATTAAATCATTACTGAATGGAACCACAGCCTACAATATATATCGATTCAAATGATGAGACACAAGAAACATGAGAATTGGATTTTAACCAAATAGACGCAAAAGAGATCATTCAATTAGGTTTTAATAAAGATGAATTAGCAGATGGTCTGACTATTAAAAATTTTAAAGGCGATAGAGTACCTAAAATTTTACCTAAACCTTTTAGACAATTGAATTCTTTATTTAGCTATAACTCTAATGAAAAAATTTTAGGTATTGAAAATTGAGACACTTCAGATGTTACAACATTTAGTTCAATCTTTTATGGAGCAACAAACTTTAATGGTGACATCTCCAATTGAAACACCTCAAATGCAACATCAATGCATGCGATGTTTTCTGGAGCAACAAATTTTAACGGTGACATCTCCAATTGGGACACATCTAAAGCTGTTGTCACCGCTAACATGTTTAAAGATGCTTCAAAATTTAATCAGAATTTATCTCGATGAAACACATCAAACGTCGAAAATATGACAAAAATGTTTGAAGGAGCAAAAAGTTTCAATGGTGACATCTCCACTTGAAACACTTCAAAATTAAATTTTATGAGCTACATTTTTAATGATGCGACAATTTTCAACAGCGACATTTCCAAATGAGACACCTCAAATGTAAAAGCTATGCAAAACGCGTTTACAAATGCCTCAAATTTTAATCAAAATATCTCCGCTTGAGACACCTCAAATGTTTTAAGCATGAAGGAAATGTTTATGAATGCAACAAGTTTCAATCAAGATCTTTCAAATTGAGACACCTCAAAAGTAAGCAAAGAAAAACATAAGGACTTTGATACTGGAGCAACATCTTGAATCGATCCGAATTGAAAACCTAAATTTATTAATTAGTTAAAAATAAAAACTCCTGTCAATTAAACGGGAGTTTTTATTTTTAAATAGTTTAATAATTATTTATCATGATCCTTAATTTCATTTTTAACGTCATTAATTTTTGTTAAATGTTTAATTCCTGTACGTTCTTCAATGTATTCTTTCAAATGTTTAATTCTAGCTTCTTTCAATAATAAATCATCAAAATCTTTATTAAATCAACTCATTACAATTCCGATTATTAAACCACCAAGGAAGTTCCCTAAAACTGCAGGAATAATATTTACAAGAATAAATCATCCTCCACTAGCAGCATTAAATGCCTGACCACCTTCTAATAAAATTGGGTTTCCATCAATTGCCATCACAATTAAAACAATTGCTCCATATCAATTAGCAACTGAATGTTGGTAACCACCAATTGCAAAATAAAATAGAACACATAAATACATAATCATTGATGCTCCAGCATTTCCTTTTGTTGATTTAGCTCCTTGTGTTGCTAAACAAATCAAGAAGTTACATAAAATTGCACTTGCAAAAACTAATCCCATTGATTTGAAAACATCTTTAACTAAAATTGCTTCTTTGGCTCCTAATTTATCACCAAGAATATAAAGTTTATGTAAACCAAAGTTTTCATAAACTTTAGACATTAATAAACCATGTCCTGCCGTAAATCCGTTAGATAGGTATAATATTGAAACAAAAATTGTAATGCCCGCAATGTTTCCTAGATAAACTAATCCACATGCTTTTAAGAAAACAGTTCAACGCTCAATCTTTTTAAACATTGCTCTGTTGTATCACATATGAGCTGTTAGGAATCCTCCTCCAAGAAATCCGATCATTAAAATTACACCAGCAAATAATGCTCCAGTTAATAATTTAACAACTGAATCATTTTTAATTGTATATGTTGCATAAGAAACAGCAGTATAAGCTAAACCAATTCATATTCCCGCCAAAAGACCGGCAACAAATTGTTTTAAAGTGGTTAATCTTAAACCATCAGAAATAACTCTAAAGGTATG
The sequence above is drawn from the Williamsoniiplasma somnilux genome and encodes:
- a CDS encoding BspA family leucine-rich repeat surface protein; its protein translation is MKKLLSILAVLSLTASAGATVVACSDEDYIQDIGVLKTEFEDLLEIKTNEKWTIEGLQNAIDSKYGPGGITVQLPSKNNYSWKPEEKNDVYRFVGNANSENEYRYNGYIDLTHNWKGVVDTTQPISTIRQRIYELLNSKQDGNWTQIELQLVIDNDTTINDRGGIEVTEVAFNLRSSEQITGTKQWNFHGLGDISNGHKYQGDLVLTHNWSNTQDTTKPITGEEITAQLKTILNERATVAWTIEELQAEVDLKIGSKEITVSTPSTSKNLTVDSFADSYTFTGNGHINNELIYNGSITLNHYWMEPQPTIYIDSNDETQETWELDFNQIDAKEIIQLGFNKDELADGLTIKNFKGDRVPKILPKPFRQLNSLFSYNSNEKILGIENWDTSDVTTFSSIFYGATNFNGDISNWNTSNATSMHAMFSGATNFNGDISNWDTSKAVVTANMFKDASKFNQNLSRWNTSNVENMTKMFEGAKSFNGDISTWNTSKLNFMSYIFNDATIFNSDISKWDTSNVKAMQNAFTNASNFNQNISAWDTSNVLSMKEMFMNATSFNQDLSNWDTSKVSKEKHKDFDTGATSWIDPNWKPKFIN
- a CDS encoding formate/nitrite transporter family protein; amino-acid sequence: MKFKTKNTIAFKRVTKNTSTEEMISEIKELEEVDYSPLYNKNLPYHNYGYIHTFRVISDGLRLTTLKQFVAGLLAGIWIGLAYTAVSYATYTIKNDSVVKLLTGALFAGVILMIGFLGGGFLTAHMWYNRAMFKKIERWTVFLKACGLVYLGNIAGITIFVSILYLSNGFTAGHGLLMSKVYENFGLHKLYILGDKLGAKEAILVKDVFKSMGLVFASAILCNFLICLATQGAKSTKGNAGASMIMYLCVLFYFAIGGYQHSVANWYGAIVLIVMAIDGNPILLEGGQAFNAASGGWFILVNIIPAVLGNFLGGLIIGIVMSWFNKDFDDLLLKEARIKHLKEYIEERTGIKHLTKINDVKNEIKDHDK